A part of Ciona intestinalis unplaced genomic scaffold, KH HT000086.1, whole genome shotgun sequence genomic DNA contains:
- the LOC100186047 gene encoding uncharacterized protein LOC100186047: MQKIILFFLVSILVVCEAGKCSIGQREARKRQTSRMSNLQQTHVVVDAKYIGRFDDGFRFVVQQTWSKHNGGLHVMDEFTGQSNDKKINTCFEELRMGDAYILMLEPVSGGGIPLYDIIEPAVASRKQKHRHRIYESLCEEVDGVCRMRINMPARGIFYRNSMMILQCAVESVSEVTSVTWYKDGSEVNTPIYRKAGLFVQENSLYDSIVVITTASQVHNGRYECVAENAAGQSATGTTAVVVLGPNLESHFTTCPEPGHCMNGGTCRVFIGDVTEPLCECPGGYLGERCEVTDEDFTIGGPMGVGSAKDMKEQLSKMTITVIVMSASLVCVVIFATVYVTYMRRKLAPQKVLWKSAELKSEATELNAAKRSESMKSNNDIESGGRPKLQRSFGQIDRRSNITDSRPASTLSFSTRPRLSGSS, translated from the exons atgcagaaaattattttattctttctgGTTTCGATACTCGTTGTTTGTGAGGCGGGCAAATGTAGTATCGGGCAACGAGAAGCGAGGAAGCGACAAACATCAAGAATGTCCAACTTACAACAAACACACGTTGTTGTGGATGCGAAATATATCGGTAGATTCGACGACGGTTTCAG GTTCGTTGTTCAGCAAACATGGTCGAAACATAACGGAGGTTTGCACGTCATGGATGAGTTCACCGGCCAATCAAACGACAAGAAGATAAACACGTGTTTCGAGGAGTTACGCATGGGCGACGCTTACATTTTGATGCTCGAGCCAGTCTCGGGTGGGGGAATTCCCCTGTATGACATCATTGAACCGGCTGTTGCGTCACGAAAGCAGAAACATAGACATCGTATATACGAAAGCTTGTGTGAAGAAGTCGACGGGGTCTGCCGCATGCGAATTAATATGCCGGCCAGAGGTATTTTCTACAGAAACTCGATGATGATTCTACAATGTGCCGTTGAATCGGTGTCGGAAGTGACGTCAGTCACGTGGTACAAGGACGGAAGTGAGGTCAATACCCCGATCTACAGAAAGGCTGGGTTGTTTGTGCAGGAAAACTCATTATACGACAGCATCGTAGTGATCACCACAGCAAGTCAAGTCCATAACGGCAGATACGAGTGCGTGGCTGAGAACGCAGCCGGCCAAAGTGCTACAGGCACCACTGCTGTGGTTGTATTGGGGCCGAACCTGGAGTCGCATTTCACCACGTGTCCTGAACCTGGGCATTGCATGAATGGCGGGACGTGTCGCGTGTTtattggtgacgtcacagagccCCTTTGTGAGTGCCCGGGTGGGTATTTAGGTGAGAGATGCGAGGTCACCGATGAAGACTTCACCATCGGGGGGCCAATGGGGGTGGGATCGGCTAAAGATATGAAAGAACAATTGTCCAAGATGACGATAACTGTCATTGTGATGTCAGCATCGCTTGTTTGTGTCGTCATATTCGCTACTGTCTACGTCACATACATGCGAAGAAAGCTTGCCCCGCAGAAAGTTTTGTGGAAAAGTGCGGAGTTGAAAAGTGAGGCAACGGAACTGAACGCAGCGAAACGAAGCGAATCGATGAAGTCTAACAACGACATTGAAAGCGGTGGGCGGCCAAAGTTGCAACGGTCGTTCGGCCAAATAGACAGAAGATCAAACATAACAGACTCTCGCCCTGCTAGTACACTAAGTTTTTCAACGCGTCCCCGTTTATCTGGTAGTTCTTGA